From Solwaraspora sp. WMMD1047, the proteins below share one genomic window:
- a CDS encoding CU044_2847 family protein, which yields MSYLIDVPVEGGGRLVVQASDEDLPNELVLAARPGEVVARAGQTLEAALDQLKPALGAIRTGLAAVAPDEVTVDFGIVVGAETGIVVAKGSTEVHFTVTLTWKRAEAPAVPPATPTHG from the coding sequence ATGAGCTACCTGATCGACGTGCCGGTGGAGGGCGGCGGACGCCTGGTCGTCCAGGCTTCCGACGAGGACCTTCCCAACGAGCTGGTGCTGGCCGCCCGGCCCGGTGAGGTGGTCGCCCGTGCCGGCCAGACCCTGGAGGCGGCGCTCGACCAGCTCAAGCCGGCGCTCGGCGCGATCCGGACCGGCCTGGCGGCTGTGGCACCTGACGAGGTGACTGTCGACTTCGGCATCGTCGTCGGCGCGGAGACCGGCATCGTGGTGGCCAAGGGCAGCACCGAGGTGCACTTCACCGTCACGCTCACCTGGAAGCGCGCCGAGGCACCTGCCGTCCCTCCGGCGACCCCTACCCATGGCTGA